The genome window ACCGTGATATCAGCGACGCTTATCCTGTCACACCCTTCCAAGAGTCCATGCTGGTATCAGTCAACTCACCCTCAGATCCATACACCTATTCCAGAACTTGGGATGTAAGTCAACTGGATCTTTCACGACTGAGAGACAGCTTTGAGCAGGTGTTCAGGTCTCGCGACATCCTGCGCACCGTATTCGTTCCACACAAACAGTCCTTTGTGCAGACCGTGAGGTCCAATGTGGAACTTCCATGGTTTGAGTCGCAGCAGACACTAGGGGATTTCCAGCAAAGTGGCGGTGTTCATCAATGGGACTTGGAAAAGCCTCTGTGGAAAGCAACTCTGACGTCGGATCAGGCTCTGGTCGTAACAATGCACCACTCACTGTTCGACTTTTGGTCCCATGGGTTCCTGTATGATGATGTAGCGGCAGCCTACATGGGTAACCTCGTCCCTCAACGCCCAAGCTTGAGCCGATTTATTCGATACTTGCAACAAGAGCTTTCTGCCAATAGCGCCTCATTCTGGTCCGGGTACCTCCAAGGCGCTGAAGTGCTCAGGCTGAACAGCAACCAGCTCTACAACACCAGCAAACTCGAGTTCGATCTCGGATACAGTCTTACTACACGCGCCAGAAGTGTTGGGTTGACTCTCGGTGCAGTCGTCTACAGCGCCTGGGCCATCGTTCTGTCTCGGCAGATGGGAACCAACGACATCACATTCGCAACCACTGTTTCAGGCAGAGAAGCTCCTGTCGTTGGTATCAATGATCTCGATGGACCTACCATGAGCACTGTGCCACAGAGGATCAAGCTCGACCCTGAATCTACCCTCCGAGAAGTCGCCCAGAAGACAGTTGCCTCGTTTTCTCAGCTACTCAAGCATTCTCAAGTCGGTATCGCCGCAGCCCTTAAAGCGGGTGCTATTGGTGCACAAGACATCGACACTCTCGTCAACATCTTGATTGATGCTAACAAGACCGAGAGGCCACGAAAGTCCCATGAGGTCTTCAAGATGCGTGGCTCGCGGCCTCAATGGGAGTCTGGACATGGCATGACGGTTCTGGAGGTCCAAGAGTCACAGGGACAGAGTGACTCTACCATTCTCCGACTTTCGAGCAACATAGACCCTCGACGCTTGGGATTCATCAAGGACTCATTGGTCGAGGTGCTAGAGACTTTCTGCAAGAAACCTGATTCTATCCTTTCGTCTACCAACATCATGGGTGCTGCCGAATATGATCTGGTGTTCAACCAACTCTCCAATCGGTCGACACTCCGCGTTCCAGAGCCAGAGTTTCTTTACAGCGCATTCAAGAGAATTGCACAAGAGACTCCAGATGCTATCGCAATTGACTTCAATAACAAGGAAACCATCTCTTACAGAGTCCTCGACAAACTCGCGAATCGCTTTGCGCATACACTCATCGACGCTGGCGTACAACCAGGGGATCTTGTGCCCATTATGCTTGACAAGTCCGTTGATATGATGGTCGTCATTCTTGGTACAATGATAGCTGGTGCAGCGTATGTTCCTCTGAGTCCCGACAATCCTACGGACAGAAACTCCTACATCGTGTCTGACACGTCAGCAAAACTCGTTGTTGTTCATCCTGGGCATGTCGAGTTTGGTGACCATGTCAAGGAATCACTTGGGGTGAGTACGCTGGTGATGAAAGGCTATCAAGATCTCAGCTCGACGAATTCCAGAGGCGAAGATGCAGATTCCACTCCTGCTGTCCGTCATACTCCAGACAACCTCGCATATCTCATCTACACCTCTGGAAGCACAGGACTCCCCAAGGGCGTCAAGGTTCCGCACAGAaccgctgccgctgccgtCACAAGCATGATACAAGTCGAAGGTCGCAACCAAGGCAGGTGGAGGACTTTGCAGTTCGCCAACTACGTCTTCGACGCATCGGTTCAAGATTTCTTCAACACACTTAGCAGTGGCGGCACATTATGTATGGCCCCGACAGACGTCTTGCTCTCCGATATCACAGGCTGTATCAACCGAATGGATGTCCGTCAGGCTATCATCACACCAACAGTTGCCAAGTTACTCAACCCAGCAGATGTCCCACGATTTGAGACACTGATCGTTGGAGGTGAGCCGCTGACCTCGGACGTCATCAAGACTTGGGCGCCACATTGCAGCATCTTGAACGTCTACGGACCAACTGAAACATCCATGGTGGTAACCACAAAGCGGATCGAGTCGTTCTCAGACAGCCATGTCGTTGGTAACATTGGTGCTCCATTTGATACTGTCATGGCATTCATCCTTGATCCAAACGGCGAGACACTGCAGCCTTACGGAGCCGTCGGAGAGCTGTGCATAGCTGGTCCTCAGGTGACAGATGGCTATATTAACCGTCCTGAGCTGACGACTGCTGCGTACGTCGACAGCCCCCAGCTTGGAGTTCGGATGTACAGAACTGGTGATTTGGCACGATGGTTACCTGATGGCGAGATCGAGTGTCTTGGTCGTAAGGACAACCAGGTCAAGATTCATGGTCACCGCATTGAACttggagaggttgagaatGCCATTCGGAACTCGGGTCTTGTCAAGGACGCCATTGCTGTTGCTGCCAAAGTTCATGATAAGGTCCACCTGGTTGCGTTCTGTACCTTCAACGacgatgttgctgctggaACGGATAGCACTGGCATCATCGACCCTTCCAAGTTGAGAGACACCTTTACGAATCTGCACGAGAAAATTGGATCGTTGGCGACTTATATGATTCCCAAGTTTGTCATTCCCATGGCCGATTTCCCGAAGCTGCCTTCACGAAAGGTTGACCGCAAGGcattgaagaagatgctggatGACCTCGACCGGGACTTGTTATCGCAATGCGTGCTTGAGTCTCCCAGCCAAGGCCACACCATCGTGCCTGTAGAGACCCTATCTGAGATTGCTTTGGAGTCAGTCTGGGCGGAAATCTTTGGCCTACCGACCGATCAAATCGGACGTGAGGCAAACTTCTTGGCCTTAGGGGGTGATTCTATTTCGGCAATCAGTCTCACCGGCCATCTGCGCAAAATCGGCTATCATCTCACAGTACTCGACATTCTCCAATCTCCCAAACTCAAGGACATGGCTTCTGCGATGCGAAGACTGGAGACAGAAGCAGGAGGCAGGAAAATGGTCTTTAATGTTCCCGAGAATGTCAAGGAGGCCATTGAAAGCACTGGGCTTACGTGGAATGATCACGTTGAGTATGGTAAGTTGCCTTCTATGAATATTTAATGCATAGACCATAAAATACTGACCTTTGACTCTACAGCATACCCTTGTCCACCCGGCCAAACAGAGTTCTTGAAGCAGGGCGGTCGAGACTCCCAGATGTGGGTGCTTCAGACCGTGCGACGCATGACTGGTGTCATCGAGCCAGATGCCTGGATCAAAGCCACCACCCAACTGACCCAAGCCAACGACATCTTGCGCACAACCTGGCTAGCGGCTTCTCCCGGGAACTGGGTAGGAGTTGTTCTTCGCGATGCGCAGCTCAACATCACAACTGTCGCCCTGGactctgaggatgagatatCCAACTTTCTCGAGGACTTCTGGCGAACACGCTTCGAGTTCGGCCGCCCCTTCATCAAGTACGCCATCATCACCCACGGAGATTCTTCCTGGGACCTAGTCATCAAGATGGACCACGCTGTATACGACGGAACGCTTCTACGTGTCTTTGATCAACACTTCGAGAAAATTCTACAAGGCAAGCCTGTGCCTCCTCGCGTCGAGTTCCGTGATTTTGCTCAGCATGTCTTTGAGCAAGACAACTCAAGGGCGCTTGAGTACTGGAAGGACAAGTTCTCCCAAGCAGGGCAGTCCTCTCAGATTCTTCATGGTAGGGATCTCAGTGGGTTGAGTGAACCTCAGGTCACCGCCAgtttcaagatgaaggtggATACACGCGGCATCGATCAAGTGGCAAGGAACTATGGCGTCACCCCGAGTATCATCTTCCAGGCTGCTTTCACGCTTTGGTTGGCTAGGGCGACCAAGAGTGATCATGTTCGATACGATTATCTCCTCAGCGGACGAAACGTCGCACTCCCTGATCCTCAGTCCATCAACGGAACTCTAGCCAACTTCTTGCCGATCTGGACCGGAACGAGCTCCACTGAAAAGGTCTCAGATCTTCTTACGAGATTACAAGAGGACTTTTGGGCTGTCACGGAGAATGGTCTTGTCGGACTTGACGATATCTACCAGACACTGGATGTTTCACGCGCGGCTCATGGGAACAAGGTCTTGTTTCTGTCGCAGCCATTCGATCCGGTTCCCTTGGATGATGAAACAACCCGGAATCGATGGCTTGTTATGGCCAAGTCAAAGGTGCGAATGTATCAGCCGTATGCGCTTGTAGTGGAGGTATCGAAGTCCTTTGGTGATACTTCGATATTGAAAGTCATGTACGATGAGAAGGTCTTTGATCATGGGATGGCTGAAGAATTTGCTTCTGAGATCACTGGGCTAGTATCGGCTATGATGCAGGATGAAAAGAAGAGTATGACTGTTGAGGAAGTCTAGATAGATACTCATAGATTTAGAGATTTTAGAATAATATTTAATGGGTCTTAGATCGTATTCATGGTATCGACACGCTCGCTCTAGGTGAAGGTATCATGCATAATAGCTGCCTATTTAATAAGATCTGCTTTGCTTAGGAGCATACCGAGACATTAACAAACCCCCAAGCAAGAGAAGGCTGCTGCATACTATGAACCTGTTCTCACGGCTTTCATCTCCTGCATTCTATTGTGAGCAACCATACCTTCAACTCAAAGCTTGGGATGAAAGCAACATACCTTCATTAACAGTAGTCAGACACATCACGGTGAAGACATTGAGTGGAACCCTCATCAATCCGTACACTCGACCTCTTCGCTCCTCCTCAAGAAGCCGGCCTCTCAAGTAGGCCATACTCGGATAGTACAGTCCGACGCATATCTCGAAGAGGCAAAACGCCCAGAAACGACTCAACTCGTCTCGGAGTAAGATTGTCAACAGAAGAGCTGAGGTCGAGATAGATGACGCAAGTTGAATTGTGCGCGATGAAAGTTGTATCGAGTTTGCCTCGCGCGAGGCATAAAGAAACATGAAAGAGCCCAGAGACATTGCACCCATCAAAGTCGCAAACATGGTACCGAAAGGAGGATTCTCCCATATCCTTTCATGGGCTCGCGCTGACATGATTGCCTGGGGCCAAGAGTAAAGCACAACGCAAATAGAGCCCTCGAAGAAGCACATGGTCAGTGTGACAATAAACACATTCGGGTCTTCTACTCATATTGTCAGCTGTATTCGACGGCGGAGGGTCGTAGCTACATACTCAAAAGAGAGATAGCGCTGGCTTTCCCTGAGGTTTCGGCCATCAGGGACCTGCCTGGTGTGCCACAATTCTCGGCCTGGAGTTGCGTTAGCAACTGATACAAAGTGCACTGCACATAAAGGCAGACTCTACCCAAGATCGAGTGATAACCATCAGTGCCAAGCTTAGACAGACGACACTCAGTAAGAAGGGGGCAGTATGTGAGCCCAAGGCATTCACGGCCGCTTGAGCTACGATGCCACttccaacagcaacaaagcCATTTGTCACAGCCATCATGCTATATATCGTGCTCAAAGCAGTC of Fusarium oxysporum Fo47 chromosome I, complete sequence contains these proteins:
- a CDS encoding uncharacterized protein (of unknown function-domain containing protein) encodes the protein MDHYTITLIIVSIPLISASYWHHRHVTSKAVGGSADEANRLDMIDDEIHDIDHESTGDRYYNFRNKFLWVYGLAMAAEWLQASYLYSCLKNTHKLSEPVIATLFATGFVSAGIGAMFVESLADKYGKRFMCQCYCVVYSVSCVTMLSGNLLLLLAGRVLAGLCTTLLYSVFESWMTAEYKRQGFGDRGTALSTIYSMMAVTNGFVAVGSGIVAQAAVNALGSHTAPFLLSVVCLSLALMVITRSWAENCGTPGRSLMAETSGKASAISLLKDPNVFIVTLTMCFFEGSICVVLYSWPQAIMSARAHERIWENPPFGTMFATLMGAMSLGSFMFLYASREANSIQLSSRTIQLASSISTSALLLTILLRDELSRFWAFCLFEICVGLYYPSMAYLRGRLLEEERRGRVYGLMRVPLNVFTVMCLTTVNEGDESRENRFIVCSSLLLLGGLLMSRYAPKQSRSY